A window from Drosophila yakuba strain Tai18E2 chromosome 3L, Prin_Dyak_Tai18E2_2.1, whole genome shotgun sequence encodes these proteins:
- the LOC6534567 gene encoding protein phosphatase 1 regulatory subunit 12A isoform X2: protein MSSLDARNNSAMMKRAEQLKRWEESDTNRAAPTPRHEHGRRIKFSSGCVFLAACLSGDKDEVVQLLDQGADINTANVDGLTALHQACIDDNLDMVEFLVERGADINRQDNEGWTPLHATASCGFVSIARYLVENGADVAAVNSDGDLALDLAIDVQHMAMIDYMEKMVQELNINVDEARKAEEQAMLNDAKKWLRSDAAEVDRPHPKTGATALHVAAAKGYTKVLGLLLAGRGNVDRQDNDGWTPLHAASHWGQRETAEMLVESLADMDIRNYAGQSCIDVADRKIVKFLEELRANKRNKRRPSSQIRISDAMENHVDKTPTKLVRVEVRTDATKDAASGSSKATEADSSIPSAAHDDVSGGGEVVASGQSDTEELSDSTESSHLTSLSESEAENVKPNQQIHAVEHPVEEEAPWRRKLPRTPNDSPTNNQVPDRELSSNSSETANDVILRRTQSFENDQKFYQKYNELRARIKANSCPILPANANASAAAANKSNNNNNLSSNNYHNNNNNNNKSDLLLGYAAGATTTTSTSTTTTTTSSTFNNTHSNTNNTSTTQQPQQQPAAASAANQLYSVQRSASLKDNSMYYRKPTITIATPTSTASTAINSPSTTVQTPPIRSQVTAKIAEKSNNGSSSTASVSDAESSKPPPKQSASNMIKNFFKSFVPPVRDEESETQRKAHAKRVRETRRSTQGVTLDEIKSAEELVKKKNMGMANNNNNNNISTTTTNTISNSGNETSSASSTSAPTPSILGSNEQQDELQPPPPPTTPPPAIIPTTTTATDETEIEEVVSNPSTGQSQNDTTASFTLSAPVRRSLSADREADANSDPEGDQDQTVVSASYTIMPRRERLPESSENVESIRSPQKTDPVAKTASEEQAEEPPHARPTDLPLIPAPAAPSTEAIKSSSAATTPAALESPVRLRDKRGLAGSGSQESETKSDTASPVSSHPDFNARDSLLSLYARRTTDSSAGGGGGGAGAAGGAASSSSTSAAERRPSWRLKFDAGSKFKLEDITSGGTYPPNNSTIIPSAPAVMAAANLSTTTGVQRRISSGPNALNASNQSLNSVGRPVSAPSEGTNNSAYFTPSARKFETNATPTGATTAANSTSNSTSNSVSATNANHTAATAQNATSNHDDKDNDKENDNRTQTVIQRRRKPKRRSTGVVHIDMDELDPERQNESSNNDNEEKEKESGSERTSRSRLGSTASTATTSESKSSSSNDKTENGDSIDYKALWEAEKLENDKLRQMLKQKDDEALQTRATLERFANATTKNSLSELEKRERRAMERKLSELEEELKLLQKLKTENDRLRAENRALTRVVSKLTTSAQSQLAKTK, encoded by the exons ATGTCCTCGCTGGACGCGCGCAACAACTCGGCGATGATGAAGCGCGCCGAGCAGCTGAAGCGCTGGGAGGAGTCGGACACCAACCGCGCCGCCCCCACCCCCCGCCACGAGCACGGGCGCAGGATCAAGTTCAGCTCCGGCTGCGTCTTCCTCGCCGCCTGCCTCTCCGGCGACAAGGACGAGGTCGTCCAGCTGCTCGACCAGGGCGCCGACATCAACACCGCCAACGTCGATGGACTCACCGCCCTGCACCAG GCGTGCATAGACGACAATCTGGACATGGTGGAGTTTCTGGTGGAGCGAGGTGCCGACATAAACCGCCAGGATAACGAGGGCTGGACGCCCCTGCACGCCACTGCCTCCTGCGG ATTTGTGAGCATAGCTCGGTATTTGGTGGAAAACGGCGCTGATGTGGCCGCTGTGAACAGCGATGGCGATCTGGCCTTGGATTTGGCCATCGATGTGCAGCACATGGCCATGATTGACTACATGGAGAAGATGGTGCAGGAGCTGAACATCAATGTGGATGAGGCTCGAAAGGCCGAGGAGCAGGCGATGCTGAACGATGCCAAAAAGTGGCTGAGAAGCGATGCCGCCGAGGTGGATAGACCGCACCCGAAAACGGGAGCCACAGCCCTCCACGTAGCCGCCGCAAAGGGTTATACGAAAGTTCTGGGCCTGCTCCTGGCTGGACGTGGCAATGTGGATCGCCAGGATAACGATGGCTGGACGCCACTGCACGCGGCATCGCATTGGGGTCAGCGGGAGACGGCCGAGATGCTCGTGGAGTCACTGGCCGACATGGATATCAGAAACTATGCCGGGCAGTCATGCATCGATGTGGCCGATCGCAAAATAGTCAAATTCCTGGAAGAACTGCGGGCCAACAAACGCAACAAGCGGCGACCATCTAGTCAAATAAG AATCTCAGATGCAATGGAAAATCATGTGGACAAGACGCCCACTAAACTGGTGCGTGTGGAAGTGAGAACTGATGCCACAAAGGATG CTGCCAGTGGCTCGAGTAAAGCTACCGAAGCTGATTCTTCGATTCCAAGCGCTGCTCATGATGATGTTAGTGGAGGTGGCGAAGtggtggccagtggccagaGCGATACAGAAGAGCTGAGTGATTCCACGGAAAGCTCACACTTGACCAGTCTTTCCGAGAGCGAAG CTGAGAACGTCAAGCCCAACCAGCAGATCCACGCCGTCGAGCATCcagtggaggaggaggcgccATGGCGACGCAAACTGCCCCGCACCCCCAACGACAGTCCCACTAATAATC AAGTTCCTGATAGAGAGCTTAGCAGCAATAGCTCGGAGACCGCCAACGACGTCATTTTGCGGCGCACGCAAAGCTTTGAGAACGATCAAAA GTTCTATCAAAAGTACAATGAGCTGCGGGCACGCATAAAGGCCAACTCCTGTCCCATTTTGCCGGCGAATGCGAATGCTAGTGCCGCTGCTgccaataaatccaataacaataacaacctAAGTAGCAATAACTAtcataataacaacaataacaacaacaaaagcgatCTGCTATTGGGATATGCTGCTGGCGCCACAACGACAACAAGCACctccacaacaacaacaacaacatccaGTACATTCAACAACACCCACTCGAACACCAACAACACAAGCACaacacaacaaccacaacagcaaccagcagcagcatcggcaGCAAATCAATTATATAGCGTACAAAGATCGGCCTCACTCAAAGATAACTCAATGTATTACAG GAAACCGACGATTACGATTGCCACGCCTACGAGCACAGCATCCACGGCGATCAATTCTCCATCGACAACTGTACAGACCCCACCAATACGCAG CCAAGTTACAGCGAAAATAGCAGAAAAGAGCAATAATGGCAGCTCGTCCACGGCCAGTGTCAGCGATGCGGAGAGCTCCAAGCCACCGCCCAAACAATCCGCGAGCAATATGATCAAGAACTTCTTCAA ATCCTTTGTGCCACCGGTGCGTGATGAAGAGAGCGAAACGCAACGAAAGGCACATGCTAAGCGCGTGAGGGAGACTCGCCGGTCCACCCAAGGTGTCACCCTGGACGAGATCAAGAGTGCCGAGGAGCTGGTTAAGAAGAAGAACATGGGcatggccaacaacaacaataacaacaatatcagcaccaccaccacgaaCACGATCAGCAACAGCGGC AACGAAACAAGCTCTGCATCATCGACATCAGCTCCAACACCATCAATCCTCGGCAGCAATGAGCAGCAGGACGAGCTGcaaccaccgccaccgcccacCACTCCACCGCCAGCCATAATACCCACCACAACAACGGCCACCGATGAGACGGAGATCGAGGAGGTGGTGTCCAATCCTTCAACTGGTCAAAGTCAGAACGATACCACTGCTAGCTTTACGCTATCCGCTCCCGTGCGAAGATCCCTGTCGGCCGACAGAGAGGCCGATGCCAATAGTGATCCGGAGGGTGATCAGGATCAGACGGTGGTCAGTGCCAGCTATACGATAATGCCCAGGCGGGAACGGCTTCCCGAAAGCTCAGAGAATGTAGAAAGCATAAGATCGCCACAAAAGACTGACCCAGTTGCCAAAACCGCCAGCGAGGAACAGGCCGAGGAGCCACCACATGCCAGGCCCACGGATCTGCCACTGATTCCGGCTCCCGCTGCTCCTAGCACAGAAGCTATCAAGTCATCCTCGGCGGCCACCACGCCCGCTGCCCTCGAGAGTCCAGTGCGCTTGCGGGACAAGCGGGGTCTGGCGGGGTCCGGCAGCCAGGAATCTGAAACCAAGTCCGATACCGCCTCGCCCGTGTCCTCCCATCCGGACTTCAATGCCCGGGACTCGCTACTCAGTCTATACGCCCGACGCACAACGGACAGCAGCGCgggaggaggtggtggtggtgctggtgctgcggGTGGAGCTGCATCCTCGTCTTCAACTTCGGCAGCAGAACGGCGTCCGTCTTGGCGCCTGAAATTCGATGCCGGCTCCAAG TTCAAGTTGGAGGACATAACCAGCGGTGGCACATATCCACCCAACAACAGCACCATCATACCCAGTGCTCCGGCGGTAATGGCAGCCGCCAACTTATCAACCACGACTGGTGTCCAGAGGCGCATCAGCAGCGGTCCCAATGCAC TAAATGCTTCCAATCAGTCGCTCAACTCTGTGGGTCGTCCAGTTTCCGCGCCCAGCGAGGGCACGAACAACAGTGCCTACTTCACGCCCTCAGCTCGCAAATTCGAGACGAATGCCACGCCTACGGGAGCGACCACTGCAGCGAACTCGACTAGCAACTCAACCTCCAATTCAGTGTCTGCCACCAATGCCAATCATACAGCGGCTACGGCACAAAATGCCACGTCAAACCATGACGACAAGG ATAATGATAAGGAGAACGATAATCGCACACAGACCGTCATTCAGAGGCGACGCAAGCCGAAGCGCAGATCAACGGGCGTGGTGCACATCGATATGGAT GAACTGGACCCCGAGCGACAGAACGAATCGTccaacaacgacaacgaggagaaggagaaggag AGTGGCAGTGAGCGGACATCCCGTTCCCGCCTGGGCAGCACAGCGAGTACGGCCACCACCAGCGAGTCAAAGAGCTCCAGCAGTAATGACAAGACGGAAAATGGCGATAGCATTGACTACAAGGCGCTCTGGGAAGCGGAAAA GTTGGAGAACGATAAGCTGAGGCAGATGCTCAAGCAGAAGGACGATGAAGCCCTGCAGACACGTGCAACGCTCGAGAGATTCGCCAATGCC ACAACGAAAAATTCACTATCTGAACTTGAGAAACGCGAAAGAAGAGCTATGGAACGCAAGCTTTCCGAGTTGGAAGAAGAGCTCAAG CTATTGCAGAAGCTAAAGACTGAGAACGATCGTCTGCGAGCCGAGAATCGGGCCCTCACGCGGGTCGTCTCCAAGCTGACCACCTCGGCTCAGAGTCAGCTGGCCAAGACCAAATAG
- the LOC6534567 gene encoding protein phosphatase 1 regulatory subunit 12A isoform X1, with protein sequence MSSLDARNNSAMMKRAEQLKRWEESDTNRAAPTPRHEHGRRIKFSSGCVFLAACLSGDKDEVVQLLDQGADINTANVDGLTALHQACIDDNLDMVEFLVERGADINRQDNEGWTPLHATASCGFVSIARYLVENGADVAAVNSDGDLALDLAIDVQHMAMIDYMEKMVQELNINVDEARKAEEQAMLNDAKKWLRSDAAEVDRPHPKTGATALHVAAAKGYTKVLGLLLAGRGNVDRQDNDGWTPLHAASHWGQRETAEMLVESLADMDIRNYAGQSCIDVADRKIVKFLEELRANKRNKRRPSSQISRISDAMENHVDKTPTKLVRVEVRTDATKDAASGSSKATEADSSIPSAAHDDVSGGGEVVASGQSDTEELSDSTESSHLTSLSESEAENVKPNQQIHAVEHPVEEEAPWRRKLPRTPNDSPTNNQVPDRELSSNSSETANDVILRRTQSFENDQKFYQKYNELRARIKANSCPILPANANASAAAANKSNNNNNLSSNNYHNNNNNNNKSDLLLGYAAGATTTTSTSTTTTTTSSTFNNTHSNTNNTSTTQQPQQQPAAASAANQLYSVQRSASLKDNSMYYRKPTITIATPTSTASTAINSPSTTVQTPPIRSQVTAKIAEKSNNGSSSTASVSDAESSKPPPKQSASNMIKNFFKSFVPPVRDEESETQRKAHAKRVRETRRSTQGVTLDEIKSAEELVKKKNMGMANNNNNNNISTTTTNTISNSGNETSSASSTSAPTPSILGSNEQQDELQPPPPPTTPPPAIIPTTTTATDETEIEEVVSNPSTGQSQNDTTASFTLSAPVRRSLSADREADANSDPEGDQDQTVVSASYTIMPRRERLPESSENVESIRSPQKTDPVAKTASEEQAEEPPHARPTDLPLIPAPAAPSTEAIKSSSAATTPAALESPVRLRDKRGLAGSGSQESETKSDTASPVSSHPDFNARDSLLSLYARRTTDSSAGGGGGGAGAAGGAASSSSTSAAERRPSWRLKFDAGSKFKLEDITSGGTYPPNNSTIIPSAPAVMAAANLSTTTGVQRRISSGPNALNASNQSLNSVGRPVSAPSEGTNNSAYFTPSARKFETNATPTGATTAANSTSNSTSNSVSATNANHTAATAQNATSNHDDKDNDKENDNRTQTVIQRRRKPKRRSTGVVHIDMDELDPERQNESSNNDNEEKEKESGSERTSRSRLGSTASTATTSESKSSSSNDKTENGDSIDYKALWEAEKLENDKLRQMLKQKDDEALQTRATLERFANATTKNSLSELEKRERRAMERKLSELEEELKLLQKLKTENDRLRAENRALTRVVSKLTTSAQSQLAKTK encoded by the exons ATGTCCTCGCTGGACGCGCGCAACAACTCGGCGATGATGAAGCGCGCCGAGCAGCTGAAGCGCTGGGAGGAGTCGGACACCAACCGCGCCGCCCCCACCCCCCGCCACGAGCACGGGCGCAGGATCAAGTTCAGCTCCGGCTGCGTCTTCCTCGCCGCCTGCCTCTCCGGCGACAAGGACGAGGTCGTCCAGCTGCTCGACCAGGGCGCCGACATCAACACCGCCAACGTCGATGGACTCACCGCCCTGCACCAG GCGTGCATAGACGACAATCTGGACATGGTGGAGTTTCTGGTGGAGCGAGGTGCCGACATAAACCGCCAGGATAACGAGGGCTGGACGCCCCTGCACGCCACTGCCTCCTGCGG ATTTGTGAGCATAGCTCGGTATTTGGTGGAAAACGGCGCTGATGTGGCCGCTGTGAACAGCGATGGCGATCTGGCCTTGGATTTGGCCATCGATGTGCAGCACATGGCCATGATTGACTACATGGAGAAGATGGTGCAGGAGCTGAACATCAATGTGGATGAGGCTCGAAAGGCCGAGGAGCAGGCGATGCTGAACGATGCCAAAAAGTGGCTGAGAAGCGATGCCGCCGAGGTGGATAGACCGCACCCGAAAACGGGAGCCACAGCCCTCCACGTAGCCGCCGCAAAGGGTTATACGAAAGTTCTGGGCCTGCTCCTGGCTGGACGTGGCAATGTGGATCGCCAGGATAACGATGGCTGGACGCCACTGCACGCGGCATCGCATTGGGGTCAGCGGGAGACGGCCGAGATGCTCGTGGAGTCACTGGCCGACATGGATATCAGAAACTATGCCGGGCAGTCATGCATCGATGTGGCCGATCGCAAAATAGTCAAATTCCTGGAAGAACTGCGGGCCAACAAACGCAACAAGCGGCGACCATCTAGTCAAATAAG CAGAATCTCAGATGCAATGGAAAATCATGTGGACAAGACGCCCACTAAACTGGTGCGTGTGGAAGTGAGAACTGATGCCACAAAGGATG CTGCCAGTGGCTCGAGTAAAGCTACCGAAGCTGATTCTTCGATTCCAAGCGCTGCTCATGATGATGTTAGTGGAGGTGGCGAAGtggtggccagtggccagaGCGATACAGAAGAGCTGAGTGATTCCACGGAAAGCTCACACTTGACCAGTCTTTCCGAGAGCGAAG CTGAGAACGTCAAGCCCAACCAGCAGATCCACGCCGTCGAGCATCcagtggaggaggaggcgccATGGCGACGCAAACTGCCCCGCACCCCCAACGACAGTCCCACTAATAATC AAGTTCCTGATAGAGAGCTTAGCAGCAATAGCTCGGAGACCGCCAACGACGTCATTTTGCGGCGCACGCAAAGCTTTGAGAACGATCAAAA GTTCTATCAAAAGTACAATGAGCTGCGGGCACGCATAAAGGCCAACTCCTGTCCCATTTTGCCGGCGAATGCGAATGCTAGTGCCGCTGCTgccaataaatccaataacaataacaacctAAGTAGCAATAACTAtcataataacaacaataacaacaacaaaagcgatCTGCTATTGGGATATGCTGCTGGCGCCACAACGACAACAAGCACctccacaacaacaacaacaacatccaGTACATTCAACAACACCCACTCGAACACCAACAACACAAGCACaacacaacaaccacaacagcaaccagcagcagcatcggcaGCAAATCAATTATATAGCGTACAAAGATCGGCCTCACTCAAAGATAACTCAATGTATTACAG GAAACCGACGATTACGATTGCCACGCCTACGAGCACAGCATCCACGGCGATCAATTCTCCATCGACAACTGTACAGACCCCACCAATACGCAG CCAAGTTACAGCGAAAATAGCAGAAAAGAGCAATAATGGCAGCTCGTCCACGGCCAGTGTCAGCGATGCGGAGAGCTCCAAGCCACCGCCCAAACAATCCGCGAGCAATATGATCAAGAACTTCTTCAA ATCCTTTGTGCCACCGGTGCGTGATGAAGAGAGCGAAACGCAACGAAAGGCACATGCTAAGCGCGTGAGGGAGACTCGCCGGTCCACCCAAGGTGTCACCCTGGACGAGATCAAGAGTGCCGAGGAGCTGGTTAAGAAGAAGAACATGGGcatggccaacaacaacaataacaacaatatcagcaccaccaccacgaaCACGATCAGCAACAGCGGC AACGAAACAAGCTCTGCATCATCGACATCAGCTCCAACACCATCAATCCTCGGCAGCAATGAGCAGCAGGACGAGCTGcaaccaccgccaccgcccacCACTCCACCGCCAGCCATAATACCCACCACAACAACGGCCACCGATGAGACGGAGATCGAGGAGGTGGTGTCCAATCCTTCAACTGGTCAAAGTCAGAACGATACCACTGCTAGCTTTACGCTATCCGCTCCCGTGCGAAGATCCCTGTCGGCCGACAGAGAGGCCGATGCCAATAGTGATCCGGAGGGTGATCAGGATCAGACGGTGGTCAGTGCCAGCTATACGATAATGCCCAGGCGGGAACGGCTTCCCGAAAGCTCAGAGAATGTAGAAAGCATAAGATCGCCACAAAAGACTGACCCAGTTGCCAAAACCGCCAGCGAGGAACAGGCCGAGGAGCCACCACATGCCAGGCCCACGGATCTGCCACTGATTCCGGCTCCCGCTGCTCCTAGCACAGAAGCTATCAAGTCATCCTCGGCGGCCACCACGCCCGCTGCCCTCGAGAGTCCAGTGCGCTTGCGGGACAAGCGGGGTCTGGCGGGGTCCGGCAGCCAGGAATCTGAAACCAAGTCCGATACCGCCTCGCCCGTGTCCTCCCATCCGGACTTCAATGCCCGGGACTCGCTACTCAGTCTATACGCCCGACGCACAACGGACAGCAGCGCgggaggaggtggtggtggtgctggtgctgcggGTGGAGCTGCATCCTCGTCTTCAACTTCGGCAGCAGAACGGCGTCCGTCTTGGCGCCTGAAATTCGATGCCGGCTCCAAG TTCAAGTTGGAGGACATAACCAGCGGTGGCACATATCCACCCAACAACAGCACCATCATACCCAGTGCTCCGGCGGTAATGGCAGCCGCCAACTTATCAACCACGACTGGTGTCCAGAGGCGCATCAGCAGCGGTCCCAATGCAC TAAATGCTTCCAATCAGTCGCTCAACTCTGTGGGTCGTCCAGTTTCCGCGCCCAGCGAGGGCACGAACAACAGTGCCTACTTCACGCCCTCAGCTCGCAAATTCGAGACGAATGCCACGCCTACGGGAGCGACCACTGCAGCGAACTCGACTAGCAACTCAACCTCCAATTCAGTGTCTGCCACCAATGCCAATCATACAGCGGCTACGGCACAAAATGCCACGTCAAACCATGACGACAAGG ATAATGATAAGGAGAACGATAATCGCACACAGACCGTCATTCAGAGGCGACGCAAGCCGAAGCGCAGATCAACGGGCGTGGTGCACATCGATATGGAT GAACTGGACCCCGAGCGACAGAACGAATCGTccaacaacgacaacgaggagaaggagaaggag AGTGGCAGTGAGCGGACATCCCGTTCCCGCCTGGGCAGCACAGCGAGTACGGCCACCACCAGCGAGTCAAAGAGCTCCAGCAGTAATGACAAGACGGAAAATGGCGATAGCATTGACTACAAGGCGCTCTGGGAAGCGGAAAA GTTGGAGAACGATAAGCTGAGGCAGATGCTCAAGCAGAAGGACGATGAAGCCCTGCAGACACGTGCAACGCTCGAGAGATTCGCCAATGCC ACAACGAAAAATTCACTATCTGAACTTGAGAAACGCGAAAGAAGAGCTATGGAACGCAAGCTTTCCGAGTTGGAAGAAGAGCTCAAG CTATTGCAGAAGCTAAAGACTGAGAACGATCGTCTGCGAGCCGAGAATCGGGCCCTCACGCGGGTCGTCTCCAAGCTGACCACCTCGGCTCAGAGTCAGCTGGCCAAGACCAAATAG